CACCGGCTCCCCGGAAATGCTTGACGGCCGCGTCAAGACCCTGCACCCGCGTGTGCACGGAGGCATCCTGGCCGACCGCCGCGTCCCGGCCCACATGGAAACCCTTGCCGGTATGGAGATCGAGACGTTCGACCTCGTGGTCGTGAACCTGTACCCGTTCGTCGAGACTGTGAAGTCCGGCGCAGCGCAGGACGAGGTGGTTGAGCAGATCGACATCGGAGGCCCCGCCATGGTGCGTTCGGCCGCGAAGAACCACGCCGCCGTCGCCATCGTTACGGACCCGAACTTCTACGGCGCAGTAGTCGACGCCGCAGCACATGGCGGTTTTGACCTGAACACGCGTCGCCGCCTGGCTGCCAAGGCCTTCGCCCACACGGCCAGCTACGACAACGCTGTTGCCACCTGGACCGCCAGCCAATTCCTGGACGAAGACGGCGACGGCATCATCGACTGGCCCGCCTACGCCGGTCTGTCCTTGGAACGCTCCGAGGTCCTCCGCTACGGCGAAAACCCGCACCAGCAGGCTGCGCTCTACGTGGACAAGGCTGCTCCGGCCGGCATCGCCCAGGCTGACCAGCTGCACGGCAAGGCCATGAGCTACAACAACTTCGTCGACGCCGATGCCGCCCTCCGCGCTGCCTTCGACTTCGCCGAGCCCGCCGTTGCGATCATCAAGCACGCCAACCCGTGTGGTGTGGCCGTTGGTTCAGCCGACGCAGCAGATCCGATCGCTGACGCCCACGCCAAGGCCCACGCCTGCGATCCTGTCTCCGCTTTCGGTGGCGTGATCGCCGCGAACCGCACCGTCACTGCCGGCATGGCGCGAACCGTGGCTGATATCTTCACCGAGGTTGTCATCGCTCCGGACTTCGAGCCGGAAGCTGTGGAGATCCTTTCCAAGAAGAAGAACATCCGACTGCTTGCCCTGCCTGAGGGCTACGGCCGCTACCCCTCCGAAATGCGCCAGGTCTCCGGTGGCGTGCTGGTGCAGATGAGCGACAAGGTGGACGCCGACGGCGACAACCCCGCCAACTGGACTCTCGCCGCAGGCGAAGCTGCCGACGAAAAGACCCTCGCGGACCTCGCTTTCGCCTGGACCGCTTGCCGTGCTGCCAAGTCCAACGCCATCCTGATCGCAGATCACGGGGCCGCGGTGGGCATCGGCATGGGCCAGGTCAACCGTCTGGACTCCTGCCGCCTTGCCGTCGAGCGCGCCAACACGCTGGGCGTCACGGTGGAGTCCGACGTCGAAGGTGCTGGCGGCGCGTCCAACGCCAGCGGCGGCGACGCACCTGAGCGCGCACGCGGTGCCGTGGCTGCGTCGGATGCGTTCTTCCCGTTCGCTGACGGCCTGCAGATCCTGATCGACGCCGGCGTCCGCGCCGTGGTCCAGCCTGGCGGTTCGGTCCGCGATGAGGAAGTCATCGCCGCAGCCAACGCTGCTGGCATCACGATGTACTTCACCGGCGCACGCCACTTCTTCCACTAACGTGGACGGGCAACAGCCCAAAAGCCAGTAGAACAGCGACGGCGTCCGCCCCCGGTTGGGGACGGCCGCCGTCGTCGTTAACACGCACCTACCTAGCAGGGACTTGCCAAAACGGTTACGAAGCCGCCGCCGTGTTGTACGTCGACTGGATGACGGATCCCCAGTACGGGCCGTACATCGTGTTGGAATTGCTGCCGTAACCGTAGCTGTTCACCGAGTTCTGGTAGCCGCCGGAGCTGTTGCCGATGAACCACGGACCACCTGAGGATCCACCGGTCATGTTGCACGGGATGCCCTGGGTAGCGAACTGCGGGTTGTAGGGATCGTTGGTGGCGGTGCCGGAGCAGCTCTTGAGCGATTCACCGTTGAACGGAGCAGCTGCCGGGTAGCCGAAGGACTTGTAGCTCAGGCCGCGGGCGGCGTTGAACTGGACACCGGAGGAGCCTACGACATCGGCGAGCCGCTGACCGTTGAGGGTGTTGACCACGGCGAAGGCGGTGTCGTACTGCATGTTGCCGTTGGACGCCCACTGGGTGGGGGAGTACAGCGCCCTTGCTGTCCACTTGCCATAGGGTGCGGAGCCGTTGAGGTAAGCGGGTACGAAGACGAAGTTGGTGGCGTAGGCGCCCGGTCCCTCGTTGACGCAGTGGCCTGCGGTGGAGACGGTGCTCTTGTTGGCTGCCGTCACGG
This window of the Arthrobacter sp. StoSoilB5 genome carries:
- the purH gene encoding bifunctional phosphoribosylaminoimidazolecarboxamide formyltransferase/IMP cyclohydrolase, whose amino-acid sequence is MSLTQLDRVPIRRALISVYDKTGLEELAKGLHAAGVAIVSTGSTAKKIAAAGIPVKEVEEVTGSPEMLDGRVKTLHPRVHGGILADRRVPAHMETLAGMEIETFDLVVVNLYPFVETVKSGAAQDEVVEQIDIGGPAMVRSAAKNHAAVAIVTDPNFYGAVVDAAAHGGFDLNTRRRLAAKAFAHTASYDNAVATWTASQFLDEDGDGIIDWPAYAGLSLERSEVLRYGENPHQQAALYVDKAAPAGIAQADQLHGKAMSYNNFVDADAALRAAFDFAEPAVAIIKHANPCGVAVGSADAADPIADAHAKAHACDPVSAFGGVIAANRTVTAGMARTVADIFTEVVIAPDFEPEAVEILSKKKNIRLLALPEGYGRYPSEMRQVSGGVLVQMSDKVDADGDNPANWTLAAGEAADEKTLADLAFAWTACRAAKSNAILIADHGAAVGIGMGQVNRLDSCRLAVERANTLGVTVESDVEGAGGASNASGGDAPERARGAVAASDAFFPFADGLQILIDAGVRAVVQPGGSVRDEEVIAAANAAGITMYFTGARHFFH